In Nycticebus coucang isolate mNycCou1 chromosome 9, mNycCou1.pri, whole genome shotgun sequence, the following are encoded in one genomic region:
- the TMEM30B gene encoding cell cycle control protein 50B, translated as MTWSVTARGAHQPDNTAFTQQRLPAWQPLLSAGIALPLFFCSGLAFIGLGLGLYYSSNGITELEYDYTGDGGAGNCSMCAAAGQGRAPPPSCSCAWTFSLAELFQGPVYLYYELTNFYQNNRRYGVSRDDRQLSGVPSALRHPANECAPYQRGAGGLPVAPCGAIANSLFNDSFSLWHQRQPGGPYVEVPLDRTGIAWWTDYHVKFRNPPLVNGSLALAFRGTVPPPNWHRPVYELSPDPNNTGFINQDLVVWMRTAALPTFRKLYARIRQGNYSAGLPRGAYRVNITYNYPVRAFGGHKLLIFSSISWMGGKNPFLGIAYLVAGSLCILTGFVMLTVYIRYQDQDDDDDGDD; from the coding sequence ATGACCTGGAGCGTCACGGCCCGGGGCGCGCACCAGCCCGACAACACGGCGTTCACGCAGCAGCGCCTCCCCGCCTGGCAACCGCTGCTGTCCGCCGGCATCGCGCTGCCGCTCTTCTTCTGCTCCGGGCTGGCCTTCAtcggcctgggcctgggcctctaCTACTCCTCCAACGGCATCACGGAGCTCGAGTACGACTACACCGGCGACGGGGGCGCCGGCAACTGCTCCATGTGCGCCGCGGCTGGCCAGGGCCGCGCGCCGCCGCCCAGCTGCTCGTGCGCCTGGACCTTCTCGCTGGCCGAGCTCTTCCAGGGCCCCGTGTACCTGTACTACGAGCTGACCAACTTCTACCAGAACAACCGGCGCTACGGCGTGTCCCGCGACGACCGGCAGCTCAGCGGGGTGCCCTCGGCGCTGCGCCACCCGGCCAACGAGTGCGCGCCCTACCAGCGCGGCGCGGGCGGCCTGCCCGTCGCGCCCTGCGGCGCCATCGCCAACAGCCTCTTCAACGACTCCTTCTCGCTGTGGCACCAGCGCCAGCCCGGCGGGCCCTACGTCGAGGTGCCGCTGGACCGCACGGGCATCGCCTGGTGGACCGACTACCACGTCAAGTTCCGCAACCCGCCACTGGTGAACGGCAGCCTGGCGCTGGCCTTCCGCGGCACGGTGCCCCCGCCCAACTGGCACCGGCCGGTCTACGAGCTCAGCCCGGACCCCAACAACACCGGCTTCATCAACCAGGACTTGGTGGTGTGGATGCGGACGGCCGCGCTGCCCACCTTCCGCAAGCTGTACGCGCGCATCCGCCAGGGCAACTACTCAGCCGGGCTGCCCCGCGGCGCCTACCGCGTCAACATCACCTACAACTACCCGGTGCGCGCCTTCGGCGGCCACAAGCTACTCATCTTCAGCAGCATCTCATGGATGGGCGGCAAGAACCCCTTCCTGGGCATCGCCTACCTGGTCGCGGGC